In Patagioenas fasciata isolate bPatFas1 chromosome 2, bPatFas1.hap1, whole genome shotgun sequence, a single window of DNA contains:
- the MC4R gene encoding melanocortin receptor 4: protein MNFTQHRGTLQPLHFWNHSYILHGAPSEPNTKGHPSGGCYEQLFVSPEVFVTLGIISLLENVLVIAAIAKNKNLHSPMYFFICSLAVADMLVSVSNGSETIVITLLNNTDTDAQSFTINIDNVIDSVICSSLLASICSLLSIAVDRYFTIFYALQYHNIMTVKRVGVIITCIWAACTVSGILFIIYSDSSVVIICLISMFFTMLILMASLYVHMFMMARMHIKKIAVLPGTGPIRQGANMKGAITLTILIGVFVVCWAPFFLHLIFYISCPYNPYCVCFMSHFNFYLILIMCNSIIDPLIYAFRSQELRKTFKEIICCCSLRGFCDFPGKY from the coding sequence ATGAATTTCACCCAGCACCGTGGGACACTCCAGCCTCTCCATTTCTGGAACCACAGCTACATACTGCATGGAGCTCCCAGCGAGCCCAATACAAAGGGCCACCCCTCCGGAGGCTGCTATGAGCAACTCTTTGTATCCCCTGAAGTGTTTGTGACTCTGGGCATCATCAGCTTGCTGGAGAACGTCCTGGTCATTGCGGCAATAGCCAAGAACAAGAACCTTCATTCACCCATGTACTTCTTCATCTGTAGCTTGGCAGTGGCTGACATGCTAGTGAGTGTATCCAATGGATCAGAAACTATTGTCATCACGCTGCTAAACAATACAGACACAGATGCACAGAGCTTTACCATAAACATTGACAATGTCATTGACTCAGTGATTTGCAGTTCCTTGCTTGCATCGATTTGCAGTCTCCTCTCAATAGCAGTGGACAGGTACTTTACTATCTTTTATGCCCTCCAGTACCATAATATCATGACAGTGAAGCGTGTAGGTGTCATCATCACATGCATATGGGCTGCTTGCACAGTCTCAGGCATTTTGTTCATCATTTACTCTGACAGCAGCGTTGTAATCATCTGCCTTATCAGCATGTTCTTCACTATGCTCATTCTCATGGCATCCCTCTATGTCCACATGTTCATGATGGCTCGGATGCATATCAAAAAGATTGCTGTTCTTCCAGGGACTGGTCCTATTCGCCAAGGGGCCAACATGAAAGGGGCCATCACTCTCACCATCCTGATCGGAGTTTTTGTTGTGTGCTGGGCACCATTTTTCCTGCACCTGATCTTCTACATTTCCTGCCCCTACAACCCTTACTGTGTGTGCTTCATGTCCCACTTTAACTTCTACCTTATCCTCATCATGTGCAATTCTATCATTGATCCACTCATTTATGCATTCCGGAGCCAGGAGCTCAGGAAAACATTCAAGGAGATTATATGCTGCTGTAGCCTGAGAGGGTTTTGTGATTTTCCTGGCAAATATTAA